One region of Cucurbita pepo subsp. pepo cultivar mu-cu-16 chromosome LG03, ASM280686v2, whole genome shotgun sequence genomic DNA includes:
- the LOC111790923 gene encoding DNA topoisomerase 2 isoform X1 yields the protein MAVEKKRPLQNSNAANVDSDPGGPKKTIEEMYQKKTQLEHILLRPDTYVGSIEKHTQNLWIYENDKMVHRSVTYVPGLYKIFDEILVNAADNKQRDPSMDSLKVVIDAEQNFISVFNNGDGVPVEVHQEEKVYVPELIFGHLLTSSNYDDTEKKTTGGRNGYGAKLTNIFSTEFVIETADGRRLKKYKQVFSDNMGKKSEPIITKCKEGDNWTKVTFKPDLAKFNMTHLEDDVVALMKKRVLDLAGCLGKTVKVELNGQRVPVKSFQDYVDFYLKSAAAFQTEPPKRYHIRPNERWEIVVTLSEGQFQQVSFVNGIATIKGGTHVDYITNQIANYVMTVVNKKNKNANVKAHNVKSYLWVFINALIDNPAFDSQTKETLTIRQSSFGSACELTPDFLKNVATKSGIMDSVLSWVNFKQSKDLKKTDGAKTEKISGIEKLEDANCAGGKNSEKCTLILTEGDSAKALAMAGLGVVGRDFYGVFPLRGKLLNVREASSKQITENKEIQYIKQILGLQQGKEYNNAKALRYGHLMIMTDQDHDGSHIKGLLINFIHSFWPSLLRVPSFLVEFITPIVKATHRNGTVLSFYTMPEYEAWKDNLRGNASGWSIKYYKGLGTSTSKEGREYFEQLAKHKKDFIWQDEHDGEAIELAFSKKKIEERKNWLRQFEAGTHLDQSEKLIKYSDFVNKELILFSMADLQRSIPSMVDGLKPGQRKILFCSFKRNFIKEAKVSQFSGYVSEHSAYHHGEQSLASTIIGMAQDFVGSNNINLLLPNGQFGTRNHGGKDHASSRYIYTKLSNATRFLFPKDDDKLLNYLNEDGQSIEPTWYMPIIPTVLVNGSEGIGTGWSSYIPNYNPRDIIRNVRRMLNGEAMLPMDPWYRGFSGTIEKTATKEGGTSYTVSGIIEEVSDTTLRITELPVRRWTNDYKDFLDSVTRVSTKNDKDKEKAAKDPFIEQADHHSDDKTVSIDVHLTEENMILAMQEGLKKKFKLTTTVSTSNMHLFDANGVIKKYDTPEQILEEFFPLRLEFFEKRKRNLLENLETELLKLENKVRFILAVVNGEIIVSNRRRVDLFHELQEKGFTPFPKKTKSVEPEVAGASNETDEAEESPEVVKGERVSDYEYLLALAIGTLTIEKVQELCNERDKFKGEVEELRKATPKSLWLKDLDYLEKELDEMDRNDAQADEVRKQQRIKNNDVKPKISRNAPKAPRNSKKTSNSETITESMDITTSSSTTTEVANNPVVKPKGKAAPRKAPAKKQGKAAVLDDDDDDEVLELKDRLAAYKLESSPEPSEVSAMETEVPKVQAAAKKKEPSKRAAAKKKTTAKSAQISDDSDNGDFEIKEIAPPAAKKGGGRKAAANAKTTKTTKKQEPVARLGQKLITQMLEPTENSGISPEKKVRKIRESPFNKKSGSMLGRKIGEEEEEVEAGNEGKMMGSASSETTDEEVGRVPLARGRSQRTNRTQVRYVVSDSDSEPVYEDSDFDEEADLDED from the exons ATGGCCGTGGAGAAGAAGCGCCCATTGCAGAACAGCAACGCCGCCAATGTCGACTCCGATCCGGGGGGGCCAAAGAAAACAATCGAAGAAATGTACCAGAAGAAGACTCAGCTAGAGCACATCCTCCTCAGACCCGATACCTATGTCGGATCAATCGAAAAGCACACCCAGAATCTCTGGATTTACGAGAACGACAAGATGGTCCACCGATCCGTCACATATGTGCCTGGTCTTTACAAGATCtttgatgaaattttggtCAATGCTGCAGATAATAAGCAGAGAGACCCCTCGATGGACTCGCTCAAGGTTGTAATTGACGCTGAGCAGAATTTTATCAGTGTGTTCAACAATGGAGATGGAGTTCCGGTTGAAGTTCATCAGGAAGAAAAGGTTTATGTGCCTGAGTTGATCTTCGGACATCTGTTGACTAGTAGTAACTATGATGATACTGAGAAGAAAACCACTGGTGGACGCAACGGCTACGGTGCGAAACTTACGAATATTTTTTCTACTGAATTTGTGATCGAGACGGCAGATGGAAGACGTCTGAAGAAGTATAAGCAG GTATTCTCTGATAACATGGGGAAAAAATCTGAGCCGATCATAACAAAGTGCAAGGAGGGTGATAATTGGACCAAGGTGACTTTTAAGCCAGACTTGGCTAAGTTCAACATGACTCATCTTGAAGATGACGTTGTTGCACTGATGAAAAAGAGAGTGCTGGATTTGGCCGGATGCCTCGGTAAAACCGTGAAAGTTGAGCTAAATGGACAAAGGGTCCCTGTTAAATCGTTTCAAGATTATGTAGACTTCTATCTCAAATCGGCAGCCGCATTCCAGACGGAACCTCCAAAAAG GTATCACATTCGGCCTAATGAGAGATGGGAAATCGTGGTGACCTTAAGTGAGGGCCAGTTCCAGCAG GTCAGCTTTGTGAACGGGATTGCAACTATCAAGGGTGGGACTCATGTCGATTACATTACTAATCAAATAGCAAATTATGTTATGACTGTTGTAaataagaagaacaaaaatgcTAACGTGAAGGCCCACAACGTGAAGAGCTATTTGTGGGTTTTTATCAACGCTCTCATTGATAATCCTGCCTTCGACTCCCAAACCAAGGAAACCTTGACAATTCGTCAAAGCAGTTTCGGCTCTGCATGCGAACTTACGCCAGACTTTTTGAAGAACG TGGCCACGAAATCTGGCATTATGGATAGCGTTCTCTCGTGGGTTAATTTCAAGCAAAGCAAAGACCTGAAGAAAACGGATGGagcaaaaacagaaaagattAGTGGTATAGAAAAGTTGGAGGATGCCAATTGCGCTGGAGGGAAGAATTCGGAAAAATGTACCTTAATTTTGACAGAAGGAGATTCAGCCAAGGCCCTTGCa ATGGCTGGTCTCGGTGTAGTAGGTCGAGATTTTTATGGCGTATTCCCACTGAGAGGTAAATTGCTCAATGTGAGGGAAGCAAGCAGTAAACAGATCACTGAGAATAAAGAAATCCAATACATCAAGCAAATTCTTGGACTTCAGCAAGGGAAGGAATACAACAATGCTAAGGCTTTGAGATATGGTCATTTGATGATTATGACCGATCAG GATCACGATGGTTCGCACATTAAAGGGCTCTTGATCAACTTTATTCATTCTTTCTGGCCTTCCCTCTTAAGAGTGCCGTCGTTTTTGGTTGAATTCATAACGCCTATTGTCAAG GCTACTCATAGGAATGGAACTGTTTTATCATTCTATACCATGCCCGAGTACGAGGCTTGGAAAGATAACTTAAGGGGCAATGCAAGTGGCTGGTCAATCAAGTACTATAAG GGGTTGGGAACAAGCACATctaaagaaggaagagagtACTTCGAACAGCTGGCAAAGCACAAGAAAGATTTTATTTGGCAAGATGAACATGACGGGGAGGCGATTGAGCTTGCTTTCAGTaagaagaagattgaagagaggaagaatTGGCTCCGTCAATTTGAG GCTGGTACCCATCTAGATCAGTCAGaaaaattgatcaaatatAGCGACTTCGTCAACAAGGAgcttatattattttcaatggcTGATTTACAAAGGTCTATTCCCTCAATGGTTGATGGCCTTAAACCTGGCCAAAGGAAGatccttttctgttctttcaaGAGAAACTTTATCAAAGAGGCAAAGGTTTCTCAATTTTCCGGTTATGTATCTGAGCATTCTGCTTATCATCACGGTGAGCAGAGTCTTGCTAGTACCATCATTGGAATGGCACAGGACTTTGTCGGCAGCAACAACATTAATCTTCTTCTACCAAATGGACAGTTTGGCACACGAAACCAT GGAGGCAAAGATCATGCAAGTTCTAGGTACATTTACACTAAACTTTCAAATGCTACACGATTCCTTTTCCCGAAAGACGACGACAAACTTCTTAACTACTTAAATGAAGACGGCCAGTCGATTGAACCAACCTG GTATATGCCTATCATACCAACCGTTCTTGTCAACGGAAGTGAGGGAATAGGAACTGGTTGGAGTTCGTACATTCCAAATTATAATCCTAGAGACATCATTAGAAATGTAAGACGCATGTTGAATGGTGAAGCGATGTTGCCAATGGATCCCTGGTATAGAGGTTTTTCAGGAACTATAGAGAAAACTGCCACTAAAGAAGGAGGTACTAGTTACACTGTTAGTGGAATTATTGAGGAAGTCAGCGACACGACGTTAAGAATAACCGAGTTGCCAGTCCGCCGATGGACTAATGATTACAAGGACTTTCTTGACTCTGTAACAAGAGTTTCAACAAAGAATGacaaagataaagaaaaagcaGCGAAGGATCCTTTTATTGAG CAAGCTGACCACCACAGCGATGACAAAACTGTTTCCATTGATGTTCACTTGACGGAGGAAAACATGATACTGGCCATGCAGGAaggtttgaagaagaaattcaaattaactACAACTGTTAGCACTAGCAACATGCATCTGTTTGATGCAAATGGCGTGATTAAGAAATATGACACACCAGAACAAA TTCTTGAGGAGTTTTTCCCTCTTAGACTTGAATTCtttgagaaaagaaag AGAAATCTTTTGGAAAACCTTGAAACGGAGTTGCTCAAACTGGAAAACAAGGTGAGGTTTATCCTTGCTGTTGTGAATGGAGAGATAATAGTAAGCAATAGAAGAAGAGTAGATTTGTTCCATGAGCTTCAAGAGAAAGGCTTTACACCCTTTCCTAAGAAGACTAAATCCGTTGAGCCGGAGGTTGCCGGGGCATCAAACGAAACAGATGAGGCAGAGGAGAGTCCGGAAGTAGTAAAAGGGGAACGAGTCAGTGATTACGAGTATCTACTCGCTCTGGCAATCGGAACCTTGACCATCGAGAAGGTTCAGGAGCTATGTAATGAGAGAGACAAGTTCAAAGGGGAAGTGGAAGAGCTGAGGAAGGCAACCCCGAAGTCTTTGTGGCTGAAAGATCTTGATTATCTCGAGAAGGAACTTGAT GAGATGGATAGAAATGATGCTCAGGCAGATGAGGTAAGAAAACAgcagagaataaaaaataacgatGTAAAGCCAAAAATCTCTAGAAATGCACCAAAAGCCCCACGCAACAGTAAGAAGACCAGCAATTCAGAAACCATCACGGAAAGTATGGACATAACAACATCTAGTTCTACAACAACGGAAGttg CAAATAACCCGGTGGTGAAGCCCAAAGGCAAAGCAGCTCCAAGAAAAGCTCCTGCTAAAAAG CAGGGTAAAGCTGCAGTTCTTGACGACGATG ACGACGACGAAGTCCTCGAGCTTAAAGATCGTCTTGCTGCCTACAAACTTGAATCATCTCCTGAACCATCAGAag TTTCAGCCATGGAAACTGAAGTGCCGAAAGTACAAGCGGCGGCCAAGAAGAAAGAACCCAGCAAGAGAGCAGCTGCCAAGAAGAAAACTACTGCAAAGTCTGCTCAGATTTCCGATGACAGCGACAACGGGGACTTCGAAATAAAGGAGATAGCCCCTCCAGCAGCCAAGAagggaggaggaagaaaggCAGCTGCAAATGccaaaacaaccaaaacaaCCAAGAAGCAAGAGCCGGTGGCGAGGTTGGGTCAGAAACTGATAACTCAGATGCTGGAGCCAACTGAGAACTCCGGCATCTCACCGGAGAAGAAAGTGAGGAAGATAAGAGAATCACCTTTCAACAAGAAAAGTGGCTCTATGTTGGGAAGAAAAATtggggaagaggaagaggaagtaGAAGCTGGAAATGAAGGAAAGATGATGGGTTCTGCTTCTTCTGAGACTACTGATGAAGAAGTCGGCCGAGTTCCGCTGGCAAGAGGAAGATCACAGAGGACAAACAGAACTCAGGTCAGATATGTGGTTAGTGATTCAGATAGCGAACCAGTTTATGAGGATTCCGACTTTGATGAAGAAGCCGACTTGGATGAAGATTGA
- the LOC111790923 gene encoding DNA topoisomerase 2 isoform X2, whose translation MAVEKKRPLQNSNAANVDSDPGGPKKTIEEMYQKKTQLEHILLRPDTYVGSIEKHTQNLWIYENDKMVHRSVTYVPGLYKIFDEILVNAADNKQRDPSMDSLKVVIDAEQNFISVFNNGDGVPVEVHQEEKVYVPELIFGHLLTSSNYDDTEKKTTGGRNGYGAKLTNIFSTEFVIETADGRRLKKYKQVFSDNMGKKSEPIITKCKEGDNWTKVTFKPDLAKFNMTHLEDDVVALMKKRVLDLAGCLGKTVKVELNGQRVPVKSFQDYVDFYLKSAAAFQTEPPKRYHIRPNERWEIVVTLSEGQFQQVSFVNGIATIKGGTHVDYITNQIANYVMTVVNKKNKNANVKAHNVKSYLWVFINALIDNPAFDSQTKETLTIRQSSFGSACELTPDFLKNVATKSGIMDSVLSWVNFKQSKDLKKTDGAKTEKISGIEKLEDANCAGGKNSEKCTLILTEGDSAKALAMAGLGVVGRDFYGVFPLRGKLLNVREASSKQITENKEIQYIKQILGLQQGKEYNNAKALRYGHLMIMTDQDHDGSHIKGLLINFIHSFWPSLLRVPSFLVEFITPIVKATHRNGTVLSFYTMPEYEAWKDNLRGNASGWSIKYYKGLGTSTSKEGREYFEQLAKHKKDFIWQDEHDGEAIELAFSKKKIEERKNWLRQFEAGTHLDQSEKLIKYSDFVNKELILFSMADLQRSIPSMVDGLKPGQRKILFCSFKRNFIKEAKVSQFSGYVSEHSAYHHGEQSLASTIIGMAQDFVGSNNINLLLPNGQFGTRNHGGKDHASSRYIYTKLSNATRFLFPKDDDKLLNYLNEDGQSIEPTWYMPIIPTVLVNGSEGIGTGWSSYIPNYNPRDIIRNVRRMLNGEAMLPMDPWYRGFSGTIEKTATKEGGTSYTVSGIIEEVSDTTLRITELPVRRWTNDYKDFLDSVTRVSTKNDKDKEKAAKDPFIEQADHHSDDKTVSIDVHLTEENMILAMQEGLKKKFKLTTTVSTSNMHLFDANGVIKKYDTPEQILEEFFPLRLEFFEKRKRNLLENLETELLKLENKVRFILAVVNGEIIVSNRRRVDLFHELQEKGFTPFPKKTKSVEPEVAGASNETDEAEESPEVVKGERVSDYEYLLALAIGTLTIEKVQELCNERDKFKGEVEELRKATPKSLWLKDLDYLEKELDEMDRNDAQADEVRKQQRIKNNDVKPKISRNAPKAPRNSKKTSNSETITESMDITTSSSTTTEVANNPVVKPKGKAAPRKAPAKKQGKAAVLDDDDDDEVLELKDRLAAYKLESSPEPSEVSAMETEVPKVQAAAKKKEPSKRAAAKKKTTAKSAQISDDSDNGDFEIKEIAPPAAKKGGGRKAAANAKTTKTTKKQEPVARLGQKLITQMLEPTENSGISPEKKVRKIRESPFNKKSGSMLGRKIGEEEEEVEAGNEGKMMGSASSETTDEEVGRVPLARGRSQRTNRTQVRYVVSDSDSEPVYEDSDFDEEADLDED comes from the exons ATGGCCGTGGAGAAGAAGCGCCCATTGCAGAACAGCAACGCCGCCAATGTCGACTCCGATCCGGGGGGGCCAAAGAAAACAATCGAAGAAATGTACCAGAAGAAGACTCAGCTAGAGCACATCCTCCTCAGACCCGATACCTATGTCGGATCAATCGAAAAGCACACCCAGAATCTCTGGATTTACGAGAACGACAAGATGGTCCACCGATCCGTCACATATGTGCCTGGTCTTTACAAGATCtttgatgaaattttggtCAATGCTGCAGATAATAAGCAGAGAGACCCCTCGATGGACTCGCTCAAGGTTGTAATTGACGCTGAGCAGAATTTTATCAGTGTGTTCAACAATGGAGATGGAGTTCCGGTTGAAGTTCATCAGGAAGAAAAGGTTTATGTGCCTGAGTTGATCTTCGGACATCTGTTGACTAGTAGTAACTATGATGATACTGAGAAGAAAACCACTGGTGGACGCAACGGCTACGGTGCGAAACTTACGAATATTTTTTCTACTGAATTTGTGATCGAGACGGCAGATGGAAGACGTCTGAAGAAGTATAAGCAG GTATTCTCTGATAACATGGGGAAAAAATCTGAGCCGATCATAACAAAGTGCAAGGAGGGTGATAATTGGACCAAGGTGACTTTTAAGCCAGACTTGGCTAAGTTCAACATGACTCATCTTGAAGATGACGTTGTTGCACTGATGAAAAAGAGAGTGCTGGATTTGGCCGGATGCCTCGGTAAAACCGTGAAAGTTGAGCTAAATGGACAAAGGGTCCCTGTTAAATCGTTTCAAGATTATGTAGACTTCTATCTCAAATCGGCAGCCGCATTCCAGACGGAACCTCCAAAAAG GTATCACATTCGGCCTAATGAGAGATGGGAAATCGTGGTGACCTTAAGTGAGGGCCAGTTCCAGCAG GTCAGCTTTGTGAACGGGATTGCAACTATCAAGGGTGGGACTCATGTCGATTACATTACTAATCAAATAGCAAATTATGTTATGACTGTTGTAaataagaagaacaaaaatgcTAACGTGAAGGCCCACAACGTGAAGAGCTATTTGTGGGTTTTTATCAACGCTCTCATTGATAATCCTGCCTTCGACTCCCAAACCAAGGAAACCTTGACAATTCGTCAAAGCAGTTTCGGCTCTGCATGCGAACTTACGCCAGACTTTTTGAAGAACG TGGCCACGAAATCTGGCATTATGGATAGCGTTCTCTCGTGGGTTAATTTCAAGCAAAGCAAAGACCTGAAGAAAACGGATGGagcaaaaacagaaaagattAGTGGTATAGAAAAGTTGGAGGATGCCAATTGCGCTGGAGGGAAGAATTCGGAAAAATGTACCTTAATTTTGACAGAAGGAGATTCAGCCAAGGCCCTTGCa ATGGCTGGTCTCGGTGTAGTAGGTCGAGATTTTTATGGCGTATTCCCACTGAGAGGTAAATTGCTCAATGTGAGGGAAGCAAGCAGTAAACAGATCACTGAGAATAAAGAAATCCAATACATCAAGCAAATTCTTGGACTTCAGCAAGGGAAGGAATACAACAATGCTAAGGCTTTGAGATATGGTCATTTGATGATTATGACCGATCAG GATCACGATGGTTCGCACATTAAAGGGCTCTTGATCAACTTTATTCATTCTTTCTGGCCTTCCCTCTTAAGAGTGCCGTCGTTTTTGGTTGAATTCATAACGCCTATTGTCAAG GCTACTCATAGGAATGGAACTGTTTTATCATTCTATACCATGCCCGAGTACGAGGCTTGGAAAGATAACTTAAGGGGCAATGCAAGTGGCTGGTCAATCAAGTACTATAAG GGGTTGGGAACAAGCACATctaaagaaggaagagagtACTTCGAACAGCTGGCAAAGCACAAGAAAGATTTTATTTGGCAAGATGAACATGACGGGGAGGCGATTGAGCTTGCTTTCAGTaagaagaagattgaagagaggaagaatTGGCTCCGTCAATTTGAG GCTGGTACCCATCTAGATCAGTCAGaaaaattgatcaaatatAGCGACTTCGTCAACAAGGAgcttatattattttcaatggcTGATTTACAAAGGTCTATTCCCTCAATGGTTGATGGCCTTAAACCTGGCCAAAGGAAGatccttttctgttctttcaaGAGAAACTTTATCAAAGAGGCAAAGGTTTCTCAATTTTCCGGTTATGTATCTGAGCATTCTGCTTATCATCACGGTGAGCAGAGTCTTGCTAGTACCATCATTGGAATGGCACAGGACTTTGTCGGCAGCAACAACATTAATCTTCTTCTACCAAATGGACAGTTTGGCACACGAAACCAT GGAGGCAAAGATCATGCAAGTTCTAGGTACATTTACACTAAACTTTCAAATGCTACACGATTCCTTTTCCCGAAAGACGACGACAAACTTCTTAACTACTTAAATGAAGACGGCCAGTCGATTGAACCAACCTG GTATATGCCTATCATACCAACCGTTCTTGTCAACGGAAGTGAGGGAATAGGAACTGGTTGGAGTTCGTACATTCCAAATTATAATCCTAGAGACATCATTAGAAATGTAAGACGCATGTTGAATGGTGAAGCGATGTTGCCAATGGATCCCTGGTATAGAGGTTTTTCAGGAACTATAGAGAAAACTGCCACTAAAGAAGGAGGTACTAGTTACACTGTTAGTGGAATTATTGAGGAAGTCAGCGACACGACGTTAAGAATAACCGAGTTGCCAGTCCGCCGATGGACTAATGATTACAAGGACTTTCTTGACTCTGTAACAAGAGTTTCAACAAAGAATGacaaagataaagaaaaagcaGCGAAGGATCCTTTTATTGAG CAAGCTGACCACCACAGCGATGACAAAACTGTTTCCATTGATGTTCACTTGACGGAGGAAAACATGATACTGGCCATGCAGGAaggtttgaagaagaaattcaaattaactACAACTGTTAGCACTAGCAACATGCATCTGTTTGATGCAAATGGCGTGATTAAGAAATATGACACACCAGAACAAA TTCTTGAGGAGTTTTTCCCTCTTAGACTTGAATTCtttgagaaaagaaag AGAAATCTTTTGGAAAACCTTGAAACGGAGTTGCTCAAACTGGAAAACAAGGTGAGGTTTATCCTTGCTGTTGTGAATGGAGAGATAATAGTAAGCAATAGAAGAAGAGTAGATTTGTTCCATGAGCTTCAAGAGAAAGGCTTTACACCCTTTCCTAAGAAGACTAAATCCGTTGAGCCGGAGGTTGCCGGGGCATCAAACGAAACAGATGAGGCAGAGGAGAGTCCGGAAGTAGTAAAAGGGGAACGAGTCAGTGATTACGAGTATCTACTCGCTCTGGCAATCGGAACCTTGACCATCGAGAAGGTTCAGGAGCTATGTAATGAGAGAGACAAGTTCAAAGGGGAAGTGGAAGAGCTGAGGAAGGCAACCCCGAAGTCTTTGTGGCTGAAAGATCTTGATTATCTCGAGAAGGAACTTGAT GAGATGGATAGAAATGATGCTCAGGCAGATGAGGTAAGAAAACAgcagagaataaaaaataacgatGTAAAGCCAAAAATCTCTAGAAATGCACCAAAAGCCCCACGCAACAGTAAGAAGACCAGCAATTCAGAAACCATCACGGAAAGTATGGACATAACAACATCTAGTTCTACAACAACGGAAGttg CAAATAACCCGGTGGTGAAGCCCAAAGGCAAAGCAGCTCCAAGAAAAGCTCCTGCTAAAAAG CAGGGTAAAGCTGCAGTTCTTGACgacgatgacgacgacgaAGTCCTCGAGCTTAAAGATCGTCTTGCTGCCTACAAACTTGAATCATCTCCTGAACCATCAGAag TTTCAGCCATGGAAACTGAAGTGCCGAAAGTACAAGCGGCGGCCAAGAAGAAAGAACCCAGCAAGAGAGCAGCTGCCAAGAAGAAAACTACTGCAAAGTCTGCTCAGATTTCCGATGACAGCGACAACGGGGACTTCGAAATAAAGGAGATAGCCCCTCCAGCAGCCAAGAagggaggaggaagaaaggCAGCTGCAAATGccaaaacaaccaaaacaaCCAAGAAGCAAGAGCCGGTGGCGAGGTTGGGTCAGAAACTGATAACTCAGATGCTGGAGCCAACTGAGAACTCCGGCATCTCACCGGAGAAGAAAGTGAGGAAGATAAGAGAATCACCTTTCAACAAGAAAAGTGGCTCTATGTTGGGAAGAAAAATtggggaagaggaagaggaagtaGAAGCTGGAAATGAAGGAAAGATGATGGGTTCTGCTTCTTCTGAGACTACTGATGAAGAAGTCGGCCGAGTTCCGCTGGCAAGAGGAAGATCACAGAGGACAAACAGAACTCAGGTCAGATATGTGGTTAGTGATTCAGATAGCGAACCAGTTTATGAGGATTCCGACTTTGATGAAGAAGCCGACTTGGATGAAGATTGA